A genomic window from Populus nigra chromosome 7, ddPopNigr1.1, whole genome shotgun sequence includes:
- the LOC133699760 gene encoding DDT domain-containing protein PTM isoform X1, with translation MESMEVKKRGRGRPRKRKPNEEESEEMKSIANALKKQALDFRWKPLVGRYVLKEFDSGIFLGKIVNYDTGLYRVDYEDGDCEDLESGELRQILLGDDDFDDELFFRRVKLDEFVLQKSEKRKKEAEKDVVDLKTEVIKVEPLVSVALMVENGGVQVEDDADSSSDSCECVRDGDLGMEVETPVIPPPQLPSSSGSIGVPDEYVSHLFSVYTFLRSFNIRLFLSPFTLDDLVGAVNCPAQNTLLDAIHVALMRALRRHLEALSSDGSELASKCLRSVDWRFLDSLTWTVYLVHYFTIMGYVKGSEWKGFYDNLWKREYYSLPVGRKLMILQILCDDVLDSADVRAEVDVREESEFGIDPDTVTTNLPDNGHGPRRVHPRYSKTSACKDREAMNIIAESQGSKSFSNSMYLASKGAERDGNVSDADVDGNGDECRLCGLDGTLLCCDGCPSSYHSRCIGVVKMYIPDGPWYCPECTINKLGPTITMGTSLRGAEVFGIDLYEQVFLGTCDHLLVLKESTSGEPCFRYYNQMDIHKVLQALSESMQHRSLYLEICKAIAQHWNMPQSAFSLLETTGRGFNIASVEEDAKLSALSLPREESCKVVDNVVAENAVSVNGSNTDIVAIPSLETSLDAAIQAGPQYIVSDGDVSRTGYFHLMRMKPHEQIKLESTESVNQLADPSDVTQQSLVHRSSAMELATCTSANSVGSRIENGNGTCLPASVFSQNKEGNHQGIQRVRNSTNNCSYVGTFFKPHAYINHYMHGDFAASAAVNLNLLSSEESRTETHKSGNGRKVVTDILLQAKAFSTAASRFFWPSSERKLVEVPRERCGWCYSCKLPSSNRRGCMLNSAALTATKGALKVISGLRPILNGEGSLSSISTYILYMGEVLCGLTTGPFLSASHRKLWRRQVEDASTYSAIKQPLLELEENTRLVALSGDWVKAMDDWLVESLMTQSSAISIGTAHRRRVNGKRHKKHSGVTDATADGCHDKSFVWWRGGKLLKLVFNKAILPQSMVRRAARQGGSRKISGIHYTDDLEIPNRSRQLVWRAAVERSNNASQLALQVRYLDFHVRWSDLVRPEQNLQDGKGSETESSVFRNAVICDKKIEEKKTRYGIAFGNQKHLPSRIMKNIIEIEQSENGKDKYWFSEMHVPLYLIKEFEESLDKVVPPSAKKPSNELSVLQRRQLKDSRRNIFSYLASKRDKLDSCSCASCQYDVLIRDTVTCSSCQGYCHQACTVSSRIYTNEEAQFSIICKRCYSARAVIYDEKRNESLTSPLPLQWQEHHNAVTVMKSTRIKVHNQPFMSVRTQESCSEVKQATSTSSKATKTKSRTQVSGSEVKEAISSSRKATKTESRSRNWGIIWRKKNNEDTGIDFRYKNILSRGSPNGKRLMPECNLCRKEYNCDLMYIHCETCANWFHAEAVELEESKLSDVIGFKCCKCRRIKSPNCPYRDGYGDEKPEVLKLRKRAWEQGIGADSGTIVESRDCEPTTPMFPVENVYVQDDDPLLFSLSRVEQITEQNSRVDFEWNIAGQGPQKLPVRRQGKRQGDAEDISVSNLYPTDSSMFLETNNNVNKEMSCAEWDVSGNGLDGDMVFDYEDVNYEDMAFEPQTYFSFTELLATDDGGQLDGFDATGNVLGNNENQFHAASEDEFQKQHTPGTSCDVSLESAPNTKPCKMCLDSVPSPDLSCDVCGLMLHRYCSPWVESSPVEGSSSWRCGNCRKWR, from the exons ATGGAGTCTATGGAGGTGAAGAAAAGGGGTAGAGGTAGACCGAGAAAGCGGAAGCCAAACGAGGAAGAAAGTGAAGAGATGAAATCAATAGCTAATGCTTTGAAAAAGCAAGCTTTGGATTTTAGATGGAAGCCATTAGTGGGTAGGTATGTGTTGAAAGAGTTTGACAGTGGGATTTTTTTGGGGAAGATAGTGAATTATGATACTGGGTTGTATAGGGTGGATTATGAGGATGGGGACTGTGAGGATTTGGAGAGTGGTGAGTTGCGTCAGATATTGTTAGGggatgatgattttgatgatgaattgttttttaggaGGGTCAAGCTAGATGAATTTGTTTTGCAAAAGAGTGAGAAGAGGAAGAAGGAAGCGGAGAAGGATGTGGTGGATTTGAAAACGGAGGTGATTAAGGTTGAACCATTGGTGAGTGTTGCGTTGATGGTTGAGAATGGTGGGGTTCAAGTTGAGGATGATGCAGACTCCTCGAGTGATTCATGTGAGTGTGTGCGGGATGGGGATTTGGGAATGGAAGTGGAGACTCCAGTTATTCCACCACCTCAGTTGCCTTCATCGTCAGGGAGTATAGGTGTGCCAGACGAGTATGTCTCACATCTCTTTTCAGTGTACACGTTTTTGAGGTCATTTAATATCCGTCTTTTCTTGAGCCCATTCACACTGGATGATTTAGTGGGGGCGGTAAATTGCCCTGCTCAGAACACGTTGTTGGATGCCATTCATGTTGCTTTGATGCGGGCATTGAGACGTCATCTTGAAGCACTCTCTTCAGATGGTTCTGAGCTTGCATCGAAATGCTTGAG GAGCGTGGATTGGCGCTTTCTTGATTCACTTACTTGGACTGTTTATTTGGTCCATTACTTTACAATAATGGGATATGTGAAGGGATCTGAGTGGAAAGGATTTTATGATAATCTTTGGAAAAGGGAGTATTATTCCTTGCCAGTGGGTAGGAAGCTGATGATTCTGCAAATCCTATGTGATGATGTTTTGGACTCTGCAGATGTAAGAGCTGAAGTTGATGTACGTGAAGAGTCAGAATTTGGTATAGATCCAGATACTGTTACAACCAATCTTCCTGATAATGGACATGGACCAAGAAGGGTTCATCCCAGATATTCCAAGACTTCAGCTTGCAAGGATAGGGAGGCCATGAATATCATTGCTGAAAGCCAAGGCAGCAAGTCTTTCAGTAATTCAATGTACCTGGCCTCCAAAGGTGCTGAAAGGGATGGGAATGTATCTGATGCTGATGTAGATGGGAATGGGGATGAATGCCGCCTTTGTGGCTTGGATGGAACCTTACTTTGCTGTGATGGGTGCCCTTCATCATATCATTCAAGATGTATAGGCGTCGTCAAAATGTATATACCTGATGGCCCATGGTATTGTCCGGAGTGCACCATCAACAAGCTGGGACCTACTATTACAATGGGAACATCACTTAGAGGAGCAGAAGTATTTGGAATTGATTTGTATGAGCAAGTCTTCTTGGGTACTTGTGATCACTTACTTGT gcTGAAAGAGTCTACAAGTGGAGAACCGTGTTTCAGATACTACAATCAGATGGACATCCACAAGGTCCTGCAAGCACTTTCTGAATCCATGCAACATAGATCACTATACTTAGAGATTTGCAAGGCAATTGCACAACACTGGAACATGCCACAAAGTGCATTCTCACTGTTGGAAACAACAGGAAGAGGTTTCAATATTGCATCTGTTGAGGAAGATGCAAAACTTTCTGCTCTATCTCTTCCTCGTGAGGAAAGCTGTAAAGTTGTAGACAATGTTGTGGCTGAGAATGCAGTTAGTGTAAATGGAAGCAATACAGATATTGTAGCAATTCCAAGTCTTGAAACCTCTCTTGATGCAGCAATTCAAGCTGGTCCTCAGTACATTGTGAGCGATGGTGATGTGTCGAGAACAGGATATTTCCATCTTATGAGAATGAAGCCGCATGAGCAGATTAAACTGGAGTCTACTGAATCAGTTAACCAGTTAGCTGATCCATCTGATGTAACCCAGCAAAGCCTGGTTCACAGATCAAGTGCAATGGAACTTGCCACTTGCACATCAGCAAACAGTGTTGGCAGTCGTATTGAGAATGGAAATGGTACTTGTTTACCAGCTTCTGTGTTTTCTCAAAACAAGGAAGGGAATCATCAAGGCATTCAAAGGGTTCGAAATTCAACAAACAATTGTTCTTATGTGggaacttttttcaaaccacatgCATACATAAATCACTACATGCATGGAGATTTTGCAGCCTCCGCTGCTGTTAATCTCAATCTTCTTTCATCTGAGGAAAGCCGCACAGAGACTCATAAATCAGGCAATGGAAGGAAAGTTGTTACTGACATTTTATTGCAAGCAAAAGCTTTTTCAACAGCAGCCTCTCGTTTTTTCTGGCCAAGTTCTGAAAGAAAGCTTGTGGAAGTGCCAAGAGAGAGGTGTGGTTGGTGTTATTCTTGCAAGCTGCCCTCCAGCAATCGAAGGGGATGCATGTTAAACTCAGCTGCCTTGACTGCTACTAAAGGTGCCTTGAAGGTGATCAGTGGACTTCGCCCAATTTTGAATGGAGAGGGAAGTCTTTCTAGCATATCAACATACATTCTATACATGGGGGAGGTTTTATGTGGTCTTACAACTGGTCCCTTTCTGAGTGCAAGTCACCGAAAACTGTGGCGTAGACAAGTAGAAGATGCTTCAACTTATAGCGCAATAAAACAGCCTTTGCTTGAA CTTGAGGAAAACACCCGTCTTGTTGCTCTTTCTGGGGACTGGGTCAAGGCAATGGATGATTGGTTGGTTGAATCTCTGATGACCCAAAGTTCTGCAATCAGTATTGGAACTGCTCACCGACGAAGAGTGAATGGGAAACGACATAAGAAACATTCTGGGGTGACTGATGCTACAGCAGATGGTTGCCATGACAAAAGTTTTGTCTGGTGGCGAGGAGGGAAGctattaaaacttgtttttaataaaGCAATCTTGCCTCAGTCAATGGTTAGAAGGGCAGCTAGGCAAG GTGGCTCGAGAAAGATTTCTGGGATCCATTACACTGATGATTTGGAGATTCCTAATAGAAGCAGACAGTTGGTTTGGAGAGCTGCAGTTGAAAGGAGTAATAATGCATCACAACTTGCACTTCAG GTCAGATACCTAGACTTTCATGTTAGATGGAGTGATCTTGTTCGTCCAGAGCAGAACCTCCAGGATGGAAAAGGTTCGGAGACCGAGTCATCTGTTTTTAGAAATGCTGTCATCTGTGataagaaaattgaagaaaagaagACTAGGTATGGAATTGCTTTTGGGAACCAAAAGCATCTTCCTTCCCGCATCATGAAGAATATAATTGAAATCGAGCAAAGTGAAAATGGAAAGGACAAGTACTGGTTTTCTGAAATGCACGTTCCTTTATATTTGATCAAAGAGTTTGAAGAAAGCTTAGATAAAGTCGTTCCACCTTCAGCCAAGAAGCCTTCAAATGAGTTATCTGTGTTGCAAAGAAGACAATTGAAAGATTCTCGCAggaatatattttcatatcttgCCTCTAAGAGAGATAAGTTGGACAGTTGCTCTTGTGCTTCATGTCAATATGATGTTTTAATTAG GGATACGGTCACATGCAGTTCTTGCCAAG GTTACTGTCATCAAGCCTGTACTGTAAGTTCAAGAATTTATACAAACGAGGAAGCTCAGTTTTCAATCATTTGCAAGCGATGCTACAGTGCCAGAGCTGTTATTTATGATGAAAAGAGGAATGAATCTCTAACCAGCCCCTTGCCCTTGCAATGGCAAGAACATCATAATGCAGTGACAGTCATGAAAAGCACCAGGATTAAAGTTCATAATCAACCATTTATGTCTGTCAGAACCCAGGAGAGTTGTTCTGAAGTGAAACAAGCTACCTCTACTTCTAGTAAGGCAACAAAAACCAAAAGTAGGACCCAGGTTAGTGGCTCTGAAGTGAAAGAAGCTATTTCCTCATCCAGGAAGGCAACAAAAACTGAAAGTAGATCACGTAATTGGGGCATCATatggaggaagaagaacaaTGAGGATACAGGCATTGATTTCAGGTATAAAAACATTCTATCAAGGGGCAGTCCAAATGGAAAACGGTTAATGCCAGAGTGTAATCTATGCAGAAAGGAATATAACTGTGATCTGATGTATATCCACTGCGAGACTTGTGCAA ATTGGTTTCATGCCGAAGCTGTTGAACTTGAAGAGTCAAAACTCTCTGATGTTATAGGCTTCAAGTGTTGCAAATGTCGGAGGATAAAATCACCAAATTGTCCTTACAGGGATGGTTATGGAGATGAGAAGCCAGAGGTTCTGAAGCTGCGAAAGAGAGCATGGGAGCAAGGAATAGGAGCTGACTCTGGAACTATTGTTGAATCCAGAGACTGTGAGCCAACTACTCCAATGTTTCCTGTGGAGAATGTTTACGTACAGGATGATGatcctcttcttttctctctttcaagaGTTGAGCAAATTACAGAGCAGAATTCTAGAGTGGATTTTGAATGGAACATTGCTGGACAAGGGCCGCAGAAGCTTCCAGTCAGAAGACAAGGGAAGCGTCAAGGAGATGCTGAAGATATTTCTGTGTCTAATCTTTACCCTACTGATTCATCCATGTTTCTTGAAACAAACAACAATGTGAACAAAGAGATGTCTTGTGCTGAATGGGATGTTTCCGGCAATGGCCTTGACGGTGATATGGTGTTTGATTATGAAGATGTAAACTATGAGGATATGGCGTTTGAGCCACAGACATATTTCTCGTTTACAGAGTTGCTGGCAACTGATGATGGTGGCCAATTGGATGGGTTTGATGCCACTGGGAATGTTTTGGGAAACAATGAAAATCAGTTTCATGCAGCTTCAGAGGACGAGTTCCAGAAGCAACATACACCGGGTACTTCATGCGATGTGTCTTTGGAATCTGCTCCTAACACAAAGCCATGTAAGATGTGTTTGGACTCGGTACCATCTCCTGATCTTTCTTGTGATGTATGTGGCTTAATGTTACACCGCTATTGTTCTCCTTGGGTGGAGTCTTCACCTGTTGAAGGCAGCAGCAGCTGGAGGTGTGGCAATTGCCGAAAGTGGCGGTAG
- the LOC133699760 gene encoding DDT domain-containing protein PTM isoform X2: MESMEVKKRGRGRPRKRKPNEEESEEMKSIANALKKQALDFRWKPLVGRYVLKEFDSGIFLGKIVNYDTGLYRVDYEDGDCEDLESGELRQILLGDDDFDDELFFRRVKLDEFVLQKSEKRKKEAEKDVVDLKTEVIKVEPLVSVALMVENGGVQVEDDADSSSDSCECVRDGDLGMEVETPVIPPPQLPSSSGSIGVPDEYVSHLFSVYTFLRSFNIRLFLSPFTLDDLVGAVNCPAQNTLLDAIHVALMRALRRHLEALSSDGSELASKCLRSVDWRFLDSLTWTVYLVHYFTIMGYVKGSEWKGFYDNLWKREYYSLPVGRKLMILQILCDDVLDSADVRAEVDVREESEFGIDPDTVTTNLPDNGHGPRRVHPRYSKTSACKDREAMNIIAESQGSKSFSNSMYLASKGAERDGNVSDADVDGNGDECRLCGLDGTLLCCDGCPSSYHSRCIGVVKMYIPDGPWYCPECTINKLGPTITMGTSLRGAEVFGIDLYEQVFLGTCDHLLVLKESTSGEPCFRYYNQMDIHKVLQALSESMQHRSLYLEICKAIAQHWNMPQSAFSLLETTGRGFNIASVEEDAKLSALSLPREESCKVVDNVVAENAVSVNGSNTDIVAIPSLETSLDAAIQAGPQYIVSDGDVSRTGYFHLMRMKPHEQIKLESTESVNQLADPSDVTQQSLVHRSSAMELATCTSANSVGSRIENGNGTCLPASVFSQNKEGNHQGIQRVRNSTNNCSYVGTFFKPHAYINHYMHGDFAASAAVNLNLLSSEESRTETHKSGNGRKVVTDILLQAKAFSTAASRFFWPSSERKLVEVPRERCGWCYSCKLPSSNRRGCMLNSAALTATKGALKVISGLRPILNGEGSLSSISTYILYMGEVLCGLTTGPFLSASHRKLWRRQVEDASTYSAIKQPLLELEENTRLVALSGDWVKAMDDWLVESLMTQSSAISIGTAHRRRVNGKRHKKHSGVTDATADGCHDKSFVWWRGGKLLKLVFNKAILPQSMVRRAARQGGSRKISGIHYTDDLEIPNRSRQLVWRAAVERSNNASQLALQVRYLDFHVRWSDLVRPEQNLQDGKGSETESSVFRNAVICDKKIEEKKTRYGIAFGNQKHLPSRIMKNIIEIEQSENGKDKYWFSEMHVPLYLIKEFEESLDKVVPPSAKKPSNELSVLQRRQLKDSRRNIFSYLASKRDKLDSCSCASCQYDVLIR; encoded by the exons ATGGAGTCTATGGAGGTGAAGAAAAGGGGTAGAGGTAGACCGAGAAAGCGGAAGCCAAACGAGGAAGAAAGTGAAGAGATGAAATCAATAGCTAATGCTTTGAAAAAGCAAGCTTTGGATTTTAGATGGAAGCCATTAGTGGGTAGGTATGTGTTGAAAGAGTTTGACAGTGGGATTTTTTTGGGGAAGATAGTGAATTATGATACTGGGTTGTATAGGGTGGATTATGAGGATGGGGACTGTGAGGATTTGGAGAGTGGTGAGTTGCGTCAGATATTGTTAGGggatgatgattttgatgatgaattgttttttaggaGGGTCAAGCTAGATGAATTTGTTTTGCAAAAGAGTGAGAAGAGGAAGAAGGAAGCGGAGAAGGATGTGGTGGATTTGAAAACGGAGGTGATTAAGGTTGAACCATTGGTGAGTGTTGCGTTGATGGTTGAGAATGGTGGGGTTCAAGTTGAGGATGATGCAGACTCCTCGAGTGATTCATGTGAGTGTGTGCGGGATGGGGATTTGGGAATGGAAGTGGAGACTCCAGTTATTCCACCACCTCAGTTGCCTTCATCGTCAGGGAGTATAGGTGTGCCAGACGAGTATGTCTCACATCTCTTTTCAGTGTACACGTTTTTGAGGTCATTTAATATCCGTCTTTTCTTGAGCCCATTCACACTGGATGATTTAGTGGGGGCGGTAAATTGCCCTGCTCAGAACACGTTGTTGGATGCCATTCATGTTGCTTTGATGCGGGCATTGAGACGTCATCTTGAAGCACTCTCTTCAGATGGTTCTGAGCTTGCATCGAAATGCTTGAG GAGCGTGGATTGGCGCTTTCTTGATTCACTTACTTGGACTGTTTATTTGGTCCATTACTTTACAATAATGGGATATGTGAAGGGATCTGAGTGGAAAGGATTTTATGATAATCTTTGGAAAAGGGAGTATTATTCCTTGCCAGTGGGTAGGAAGCTGATGATTCTGCAAATCCTATGTGATGATGTTTTGGACTCTGCAGATGTAAGAGCTGAAGTTGATGTACGTGAAGAGTCAGAATTTGGTATAGATCCAGATACTGTTACAACCAATCTTCCTGATAATGGACATGGACCAAGAAGGGTTCATCCCAGATATTCCAAGACTTCAGCTTGCAAGGATAGGGAGGCCATGAATATCATTGCTGAAAGCCAAGGCAGCAAGTCTTTCAGTAATTCAATGTACCTGGCCTCCAAAGGTGCTGAAAGGGATGGGAATGTATCTGATGCTGATGTAGATGGGAATGGGGATGAATGCCGCCTTTGTGGCTTGGATGGAACCTTACTTTGCTGTGATGGGTGCCCTTCATCATATCATTCAAGATGTATAGGCGTCGTCAAAATGTATATACCTGATGGCCCATGGTATTGTCCGGAGTGCACCATCAACAAGCTGGGACCTACTATTACAATGGGAACATCACTTAGAGGAGCAGAAGTATTTGGAATTGATTTGTATGAGCAAGTCTTCTTGGGTACTTGTGATCACTTACTTGT gcTGAAAGAGTCTACAAGTGGAGAACCGTGTTTCAGATACTACAATCAGATGGACATCCACAAGGTCCTGCAAGCACTTTCTGAATCCATGCAACATAGATCACTATACTTAGAGATTTGCAAGGCAATTGCACAACACTGGAACATGCCACAAAGTGCATTCTCACTGTTGGAAACAACAGGAAGAGGTTTCAATATTGCATCTGTTGAGGAAGATGCAAAACTTTCTGCTCTATCTCTTCCTCGTGAGGAAAGCTGTAAAGTTGTAGACAATGTTGTGGCTGAGAATGCAGTTAGTGTAAATGGAAGCAATACAGATATTGTAGCAATTCCAAGTCTTGAAACCTCTCTTGATGCAGCAATTCAAGCTGGTCCTCAGTACATTGTGAGCGATGGTGATGTGTCGAGAACAGGATATTTCCATCTTATGAGAATGAAGCCGCATGAGCAGATTAAACTGGAGTCTACTGAATCAGTTAACCAGTTAGCTGATCCATCTGATGTAACCCAGCAAAGCCTGGTTCACAGATCAAGTGCAATGGAACTTGCCACTTGCACATCAGCAAACAGTGTTGGCAGTCGTATTGAGAATGGAAATGGTACTTGTTTACCAGCTTCTGTGTTTTCTCAAAACAAGGAAGGGAATCATCAAGGCATTCAAAGGGTTCGAAATTCAACAAACAATTGTTCTTATGTGggaacttttttcaaaccacatgCATACATAAATCACTACATGCATGGAGATTTTGCAGCCTCCGCTGCTGTTAATCTCAATCTTCTTTCATCTGAGGAAAGCCGCACAGAGACTCATAAATCAGGCAATGGAAGGAAAGTTGTTACTGACATTTTATTGCAAGCAAAAGCTTTTTCAACAGCAGCCTCTCGTTTTTTCTGGCCAAGTTCTGAAAGAAAGCTTGTGGAAGTGCCAAGAGAGAGGTGTGGTTGGTGTTATTCTTGCAAGCTGCCCTCCAGCAATCGAAGGGGATGCATGTTAAACTCAGCTGCCTTGACTGCTACTAAAGGTGCCTTGAAGGTGATCAGTGGACTTCGCCCAATTTTGAATGGAGAGGGAAGTCTTTCTAGCATATCAACATACATTCTATACATGGGGGAGGTTTTATGTGGTCTTACAACTGGTCCCTTTCTGAGTGCAAGTCACCGAAAACTGTGGCGTAGACAAGTAGAAGATGCTTCAACTTATAGCGCAATAAAACAGCCTTTGCTTGAA CTTGAGGAAAACACCCGTCTTGTTGCTCTTTCTGGGGACTGGGTCAAGGCAATGGATGATTGGTTGGTTGAATCTCTGATGACCCAAAGTTCTGCAATCAGTATTGGAACTGCTCACCGACGAAGAGTGAATGGGAAACGACATAAGAAACATTCTGGGGTGACTGATGCTACAGCAGATGGTTGCCATGACAAAAGTTTTGTCTGGTGGCGAGGAGGGAAGctattaaaacttgtttttaataaaGCAATCTTGCCTCAGTCAATGGTTAGAAGGGCAGCTAGGCAAG GTGGCTCGAGAAAGATTTCTGGGATCCATTACACTGATGATTTGGAGATTCCTAATAGAAGCAGACAGTTGGTTTGGAGAGCTGCAGTTGAAAGGAGTAATAATGCATCACAACTTGCACTTCAG GTCAGATACCTAGACTTTCATGTTAGATGGAGTGATCTTGTTCGTCCAGAGCAGAACCTCCAGGATGGAAAAGGTTCGGAGACCGAGTCATCTGTTTTTAGAAATGCTGTCATCTGTGataagaaaattgaagaaaagaagACTAGGTATGGAATTGCTTTTGGGAACCAAAAGCATCTTCCTTCCCGCATCATGAAGAATATAATTGAAATCGAGCAAAGTGAAAATGGAAAGGACAAGTACTGGTTTTCTGAAATGCACGTTCCTTTATATTTGATCAAAGAGTTTGAAGAAAGCTTAGATAAAGTCGTTCCACCTTCAGCCAAGAAGCCTTCAAATGAGTTATCTGTGTTGCAAAGAAGACAATTGAAAGATTCTCGCAggaatatattttcatatcttgCCTCTAAGAGAGATAAGTTGGACAGTTGCTCTTGTGCTTCATGTCAATATGATGTTTTAATTAGGTAA